In one Antennarius striatus isolate MH-2024 chromosome 1, ASM4005453v1, whole genome shotgun sequence genomic region, the following are encoded:
- the cstf3 gene encoding cleavage stimulation factor subunit 3 isoform X1, with protein sequence MNTDGTADQTAAEYVPEKVKKAEKKLEENPYDLDAWSILIREAQNQPIDKARKTYERLVTQFPSSGRFWKLFIEAEVKAKNYDKVEKLFQRCLMKVLHIDLWKCYLSYVRETKGKLPSYKEKMAQAYDFALDKIGMEIMSYQIWVDYINFLKGVEAVGSYAENQRITAVRRVYQRGCVNPMINIEQLWRDYSKYEEGINVHLAKKMIEDRSRDYMNARRVAKEYETVMKGLDRNAPSVPPQNSPQEAQQVEMWKKYIQWEKSNPLRTEDQTLITKRVMFAYEQCLLVLGHHPDIWYEAAQYLEQSSKLLAEKGDMNNSKLFSDEAANIYERAIGTLLKKNMLLYFSFADYEESRMKYEKVHSIYNKLLAIEDIDPTLVYIQYMKFARRAEGIKSGRTIFKKAREDLRTRHHVYVTAALMEYYCSKDKSVAFKIFELGLKKYGDIPEYILAYIDYLSHLNEDNNTRVLFERVLTSGSLSPEKSGEVWARFLAFESNIGDLASILKVERRRFSAFKDEYEGKETALLVDRYKFMDLYPCSGSELKALGYKDVSRAKLVALLPETVVVPSAPTLKDEADRKPEYPKPDTNQMIPFQPRHLAPPGLHPVPGGVFPVPPAAVVLMKLLPPPTCFTGPFVQVDELMEMFRRCTLPDTVDAAVELITGRQPDTGGEGNGSMENHAVTKSLKRPNADSDEDDDKGAMAPPIHDIYRARQQKRIR encoded by the exons ATGAACACCGACGGAACAGCCGACCAG ACTGCTGCAGAGTACGTTCCAGAGAAGGTGAAGAAGGCAGAGAAGAAGTTGGAAGAAAACCCATATGACCTTGACGCATGGAGCATTCTGATTCGAGAAGCACAG AACCAACCTATAGATAAAGCAAGGAAGACATATGAGCGACTTGTCACACAGTTCCCAAGTTCTGGCAGATTTTGGAAACTATTCATTGAAGCTGAG GTCAAGGCTAAAAACTATGACAAAGTAGAGAAG TTGTTTCAGAGATGCTTAATGAAAGTCTTGCACATCGACTTGTGGAAATGTTACCTCTCATATGTCCGAGAGACCAAAGGGAAGCTGCCCAGCTACAA AGAGAAGATGGCCCAAGCATATGACTTTGCCCTGGATAAAATAGGCATGGAAATAATGTCTTATCAG ATTTGGGTGGATTACATCAACTTCCTCAAAGGAGT GGAGGCTGTGGGCTCATACGCAGAGAACCAGCGGATCACTGCTGTTCGGAGGGTGTACCAGAGGGGCTGTGTGAACCCCATGATCAACATTGAGCAGCTCTGGAGAGATTATAGCAAATATGAGGAA GGAATCAATGTGCACTTGGCCAAAAAGATGATTGAAGATCGAAGTAGAGACTACATGAACGCTAGAAGAGTGGCGAAG GAATATGAGACCGTGATGAAGGGACTGGACAGGAATGCCCCCTCAGTTCCGCCACAGAACTCCCCTCAAGAAGCCCAGCAAGTGGAAATGTGGAAGAAGTACATCCAGTGGGAAAAAAGCAACCCGCTGCGCACAGAAGACCAGACACTCATCACAAAGAGAG TGATGTTTGCCTATGAGCAGTGCCTGCTGGTGCTGGGCCACCATCCTGACATATGGTATGAGGCGGCACAGTACCTGGAACAGTCCAGCAAACTGCTGGCAGAGAAAGGG GACATGAATAATTCTAAGCTGTTTAGTGACGAGGCAGCGAACATCTACGAACGTGCCATCGGAACTCTCCTGAAAAAGAACATGCTTCTATATTTTTCATTCGCTGATTATGAAGAG AGTCGCATGAAGTacgagaaggtccacagcatcTATAATAAACTGCTGGCCATCGAAGACATCGACCCCACCCTGGTCTACATTCAGTACATGAAGTTCGCCAGGAGAGCAGAGGGGATCAAATCCGGTCGCACCATCTTCAAAAAGGCCAGAGAAGATCTACGTACCCGTCACCATGTCTACGTGACGGCAGCACTAATGGAGTACTACTGCAGCAAG GATAAATCGGTGGCCTTTAAGATTTTTGAGCTTGGTTTGAAGAAGTATGGGGACATTCCAGAGTACATCCTGGCATACATTGATTATCTCTCGCACCTTAATG AGGATAACAACACCAGGGTTCTGTTTGAACGTGTCCTCACCTCAGGAAGTCTCTCACCAGAAAAGTCAGG CGAGGTCTGGGCTAGATTCCTGGCTTTTGAGAGTAACATCGGAGACCTGGCCAGTATCCTGAAGGTGGAGCGCAGGAGATTCTCCGCGTTCAAGGACGAGTATGAGGGCAAAGAAACCGCCTTGCTCGTCGATAGATACAAGTTCATGGACCTGTATCCCTGCTCCGGCAGCGAACTCAAAGCACTCGGATATAAG GATGTTTCTCGTGCCAAACTGGTGGCGCTGCTCCCAGAGACGGTGGTGGTGCCATCTGCTCCCACACTAAAAGACGAAGCCGACCGTAAACCCGAATACCCCAAACCTGACACCAATCAGATGATCCCCTTCCAGCCACGTCACCTTGCCC CTCCAGGTTTACACCCAGTCCCTGGTGGAGTTTTCCCAGTCCCCCCAGCTGCTGTTGTCCTGATGAAGCTGCTCCCTCCACCTACATGCTTCACT GGTCCCTTTGTTCAAGTGGATGAACTCATGGAAATGTTCAGGAGATGCACACTTCCTGATA CTGTTGACGCTGCTGTAGAACTGATCACTGGTAGACAGCCAGACACAGGAGGTGAAGGCAACGGATCTATGGAGAACCACGCTGTTACCAAATCACTAAAGAGGCCTAACGCCGACTCAGATGAGGACGACGACAAAGGAGCCATGGCTCCGCCCATACATGATATATACCGTGCACGCCAACAGAAGAGGATTCGATAA
- the cstf3 gene encoding cleavage stimulation factor subunit 3 isoform X2: protein MNTDGTADQTAAEYVPEKVKKAEKKLEENPYDLDAWSILIREAQNQPIDKARKTYERLVTQFPSSGRFWKLFIEAEVKAKNYDKVEKLFQRCLMKVLHIDLWKCYLSYVRETKGKLPSYKEKMAQAYDFALDKIGMEIMSYQIWVDYINFLKGVEAVGSYAENQRITAVRRVYQRGCVNPMINIEQLWRDYSKYEEGINVHLAKKMIEDRSRDYMNARRVAKEYETVMKGLDRNAPSVPPQNSPQEAQQVEMWKKYIQWEKSNPLRTEDQTLITKRVMFAYEQCLLVLGHHPDIWYEAAQYLEQSSKLLAEKGDMNNSKLFSDEAANIYERAIGTLLKKNMLLYFSFADYEESRMKYEKVHSIYNKLLAIEDIDPTLVYIQYMKFARRAEGIKSGRTIFKKAREDLRTRHHVYVTAALMEYYCSKDKSVAFKIFELGLKKYGDIPEYILAYIDYLSHLNEDNNTRVLFERVLTSGSLSPEKSGEVWARFLAFESNIGDLASILKVERRRFSAFKDEYEGKETALLVDRYKFMDLYPCSGSELKALGYKDVSRAKLVALLPETVVVPSAPTLKDEADRKPEYPKPDTNQMIPFQPRHLAHTLLVLLLFLSAFPFRGRHSESVASI, encoded by the exons ATGAACACCGACGGAACAGCCGACCAG ACTGCTGCAGAGTACGTTCCAGAGAAGGTGAAGAAGGCAGAGAAGAAGTTGGAAGAAAACCCATATGACCTTGACGCATGGAGCATTCTGATTCGAGAAGCACAG AACCAACCTATAGATAAAGCAAGGAAGACATATGAGCGACTTGTCACACAGTTCCCAAGTTCTGGCAGATTTTGGAAACTATTCATTGAAGCTGAG GTCAAGGCTAAAAACTATGACAAAGTAGAGAAG TTGTTTCAGAGATGCTTAATGAAAGTCTTGCACATCGACTTGTGGAAATGTTACCTCTCATATGTCCGAGAGACCAAAGGGAAGCTGCCCAGCTACAA AGAGAAGATGGCCCAAGCATATGACTTTGCCCTGGATAAAATAGGCATGGAAATAATGTCTTATCAG ATTTGGGTGGATTACATCAACTTCCTCAAAGGAGT GGAGGCTGTGGGCTCATACGCAGAGAACCAGCGGATCACTGCTGTTCGGAGGGTGTACCAGAGGGGCTGTGTGAACCCCATGATCAACATTGAGCAGCTCTGGAGAGATTATAGCAAATATGAGGAA GGAATCAATGTGCACTTGGCCAAAAAGATGATTGAAGATCGAAGTAGAGACTACATGAACGCTAGAAGAGTGGCGAAG GAATATGAGACCGTGATGAAGGGACTGGACAGGAATGCCCCCTCAGTTCCGCCACAGAACTCCCCTCAAGAAGCCCAGCAAGTGGAAATGTGGAAGAAGTACATCCAGTGGGAAAAAAGCAACCCGCTGCGCACAGAAGACCAGACACTCATCACAAAGAGAG TGATGTTTGCCTATGAGCAGTGCCTGCTGGTGCTGGGCCACCATCCTGACATATGGTATGAGGCGGCACAGTACCTGGAACAGTCCAGCAAACTGCTGGCAGAGAAAGGG GACATGAATAATTCTAAGCTGTTTAGTGACGAGGCAGCGAACATCTACGAACGTGCCATCGGAACTCTCCTGAAAAAGAACATGCTTCTATATTTTTCATTCGCTGATTATGAAGAG AGTCGCATGAAGTacgagaaggtccacagcatcTATAATAAACTGCTGGCCATCGAAGACATCGACCCCACCCTGGTCTACATTCAGTACATGAAGTTCGCCAGGAGAGCAGAGGGGATCAAATCCGGTCGCACCATCTTCAAAAAGGCCAGAGAAGATCTACGTACCCGTCACCATGTCTACGTGACGGCAGCACTAATGGAGTACTACTGCAGCAAG GATAAATCGGTGGCCTTTAAGATTTTTGAGCTTGGTTTGAAGAAGTATGGGGACATTCCAGAGTACATCCTGGCATACATTGATTATCTCTCGCACCTTAATG AGGATAACAACACCAGGGTTCTGTTTGAACGTGTCCTCACCTCAGGAAGTCTCTCACCAGAAAAGTCAGG CGAGGTCTGGGCTAGATTCCTGGCTTTTGAGAGTAACATCGGAGACCTGGCCAGTATCCTGAAGGTGGAGCGCAGGAGATTCTCCGCGTTCAAGGACGAGTATGAGGGCAAAGAAACCGCCTTGCTCGTCGATAGATACAAGTTCATGGACCTGTATCCCTGCTCCGGCAGCGAACTCAAAGCACTCGGATATAAG GATGTTTCTCGTGCCAAACTGGTGGCGCTGCTCCCAGAGACGGTGGTGGTGCCATCTGCTCCCACACTAAAAGACGAAGCCGACCGTAAACCCGAATACCCCAAACCTGACACCAATCAGATGATCCCCTTCCAGCCACGTCACCTTGCCC ATACATTgctggttcttcttcttttcctttcggcttttcccttcaggggtcgccacagcgaatcagttgcctccatctaa
- the cstf3 gene encoding cleavage stimulation factor subunit 3 isoform X3, protein MKVLHIDLWKCYLSYVRETKGKLPSYKEKMAQAYDFALDKIGMEIMSYQIWVDYINFLKGVEAVGSYAENQRITAVRRVYQRGCVNPMINIEQLWRDYSKYEEGINVHLAKKMIEDRSRDYMNARRVAKEYETVMKGLDRNAPSVPPQNSPQEAQQVEMWKKYIQWEKSNPLRTEDQTLITKRVMFAYEQCLLVLGHHPDIWYEAAQYLEQSSKLLAEKGDMNNSKLFSDEAANIYERAIGTLLKKNMLLYFSFADYEESRMKYEKVHSIYNKLLAIEDIDPTLVYIQYMKFARRAEGIKSGRTIFKKAREDLRTRHHVYVTAALMEYYCSKDKSVAFKIFELGLKKYGDIPEYILAYIDYLSHLNEDNNTRVLFERVLTSGSLSPEKSGEVWARFLAFESNIGDLASILKVERRRFSAFKDEYEGKETALLVDRYKFMDLYPCSGSELKALGYKDVSRAKLVALLPETVVVPSAPTLKDEADRKPEYPKPDTNQMIPFQPRHLAPPGLHPVPGGVFPVPPAAVVLMKLLPPPTCFTGPFVQVDELMEMFRRCTLPDTVDAAVELITGRQPDTGGEGNGSMENHAVTKSLKRPNADSDEDDDKGAMAPPIHDIYRARQQKRIR, encoded by the exons ATGAAAGTCTTGCACATCGACTTGTGGAAATGTTACCTCTCATATGTCCGAGAGACCAAAGGGAAGCTGCCCAGCTACAA AGAGAAGATGGCCCAAGCATATGACTTTGCCCTGGATAAAATAGGCATGGAAATAATGTCTTATCAG ATTTGGGTGGATTACATCAACTTCCTCAAAGGAGT GGAGGCTGTGGGCTCATACGCAGAGAACCAGCGGATCACTGCTGTTCGGAGGGTGTACCAGAGGGGCTGTGTGAACCCCATGATCAACATTGAGCAGCTCTGGAGAGATTATAGCAAATATGAGGAA GGAATCAATGTGCACTTGGCCAAAAAGATGATTGAAGATCGAAGTAGAGACTACATGAACGCTAGAAGAGTGGCGAAG GAATATGAGACCGTGATGAAGGGACTGGACAGGAATGCCCCCTCAGTTCCGCCACAGAACTCCCCTCAAGAAGCCCAGCAAGTGGAAATGTGGAAGAAGTACATCCAGTGGGAAAAAAGCAACCCGCTGCGCACAGAAGACCAGACACTCATCACAAAGAGAG TGATGTTTGCCTATGAGCAGTGCCTGCTGGTGCTGGGCCACCATCCTGACATATGGTATGAGGCGGCACAGTACCTGGAACAGTCCAGCAAACTGCTGGCAGAGAAAGGG GACATGAATAATTCTAAGCTGTTTAGTGACGAGGCAGCGAACATCTACGAACGTGCCATCGGAACTCTCCTGAAAAAGAACATGCTTCTATATTTTTCATTCGCTGATTATGAAGAG AGTCGCATGAAGTacgagaaggtccacagcatcTATAATAAACTGCTGGCCATCGAAGACATCGACCCCACCCTGGTCTACATTCAGTACATGAAGTTCGCCAGGAGAGCAGAGGGGATCAAATCCGGTCGCACCATCTTCAAAAAGGCCAGAGAAGATCTACGTACCCGTCACCATGTCTACGTGACGGCAGCACTAATGGAGTACTACTGCAGCAAG GATAAATCGGTGGCCTTTAAGATTTTTGAGCTTGGTTTGAAGAAGTATGGGGACATTCCAGAGTACATCCTGGCATACATTGATTATCTCTCGCACCTTAATG AGGATAACAACACCAGGGTTCTGTTTGAACGTGTCCTCACCTCAGGAAGTCTCTCACCAGAAAAGTCAGG CGAGGTCTGGGCTAGATTCCTGGCTTTTGAGAGTAACATCGGAGACCTGGCCAGTATCCTGAAGGTGGAGCGCAGGAGATTCTCCGCGTTCAAGGACGAGTATGAGGGCAAAGAAACCGCCTTGCTCGTCGATAGATACAAGTTCATGGACCTGTATCCCTGCTCCGGCAGCGAACTCAAAGCACTCGGATATAAG GATGTTTCTCGTGCCAAACTGGTGGCGCTGCTCCCAGAGACGGTGGTGGTGCCATCTGCTCCCACACTAAAAGACGAAGCCGACCGTAAACCCGAATACCCCAAACCTGACACCAATCAGATGATCCCCTTCCAGCCACGTCACCTTGCCC CTCCAGGTTTACACCCAGTCCCTGGTGGAGTTTTCCCAGTCCCCCCAGCTGCTGTTGTCCTGATGAAGCTGCTCCCTCCACCTACATGCTTCACT GGTCCCTTTGTTCAAGTGGATGAACTCATGGAAATGTTCAGGAGATGCACACTTCCTGATA CTGTTGACGCTGCTGTAGAACTGATCACTGGTAGACAGCCAGACACAGGAGGTGAAGGCAACGGATCTATGGAGAACCACGCTGTTACCAAATCACTAAAGAGGCCTAACGCCGACTCAGATGAGGACGACGACAAAGGAGCCATGGCTCCGCCCATACATGATATATACCGTGCACGCCAACAGAAGAGGATTCGATAA
- the depdc7a gene encoding DEP domain-containing protein 7, with translation MAGKPFRATYIWSSIISNLHANVEVKRRRHNLKSYHDCFLGSEAVDVVLAHLTLNNFFGNEAMPRHKAVRLCQALMESRVFEPVGVKVFGKEKKRATFEDSSCSLYRFLSPATSSSPSLTNTNSYSSSTIESGYESPSMNRSKNSYSLPCERQEALSHAAHPSDKSLAEVLGDFNLSSSVTPQMINLGLSQELVDEVWHQQAVFRLLQLIELPLLENLLEGKDSPRPPLRDMDSDPDLLYTSSYLDREVLKAFSDAQADEWMSGAVDCLEFLPDELVVEVSRGLSRCADDLVQTKKLLYDVLAQHYGHTQQLPLLSNHVFDIHSGISELLVNGKHEQALESLQLSLKLQDSRSREELRRLLRFMAIAAGPQEIKLHKEIENRMAVKRSFSNAIVYSRRLSKGKVDLMVLFMMDNHCDLFKIPVLLHKMVSERITNIVKGKDPNLITGSTYCMRVSSKAYEENTQKTTKEELWSLLQTIQENPKLSAKEKKRLLGQFYKGHPDIFVQYFGNRLSSINVLLQ, from the exons ATGGCTGGGAAGCCTTTTCGGGCTACCTACATCTGGAGCAGCATCATATCCAATCTCCACGCTAACGTGGAGGTGAAACGTCGACGCCACAACCTCAAGTCCTACCATGACTGCTTCTTGGGCTCAGAGGCCGTGGATGTGGTCCTGGCGCATCTCACACTGAATAATTTCTTCGGTAATGAAGCGATGCCTCGCCACAAGGCTGTCCGCCTGTGTCAGGCCCTGATGGAGTCACGGGTGTTTGAGCCAGTGGGCGTCAAAGTATttgggaaagaaaagaaaagggccACGTTCGAGGACAGTAGCTGCAGTCTGTACAGGTTTCTGAGCCCAGCGACGAGCTCCTCACCATCGCTGACCAACACTAACTCTTACTCCAGTAGCACCATTGAGAGCGGCTATGAATCACCAAGCATGAACAGGAGCAAGAACAGCTACAGTCTACCATGTGAAAG ACAAGAGGCTCTGAGCCATGCTGCCCACCCCTCAGACAAATCACTGGCGGAGGTTCTGGGAGATTTCAACCTAAGCTCCTCCGTCACGCCTCAGATGATCAACCTCGGCCTCTCGCAAGAAC TTGTGGATGAAGTGTGGCACCAGCAGGCGGTGTTCAGACTGCTGCAGCTGATAgagctccccctgctggagaACCTATTAGAGGGTAAAGATTCACCAAGGCCCCCCCTGCGTGACATGGATAGCGACCCGGACTTGTTGTATACATCGAGTTACCTGGACCGTGAGGTCCTCAAGGCCTTCAGTGATGCACA GGCTGATGAATGGATGTCTGGGGCTGTCGACTGTCTGGAGTTTCTACCAGATGAACTAGTGGTGGAGGTCAGTCGAGGTTTGTCCAGATGTGCAGACGACCTGGTCCAGACTAAGAAGCTGCTCTATGATGTCCTGGCTCAACATTATGGACACACGCAGCAGCTGCCTCTGCTCAGCAACCACGTTTTTGACATCCACTCCGGTATCTCAGAGCTGCTCG TGAATGGCAAGCATGAACAAGCTCTAGAGTCTCTGCAGCTGAGCCTCAAGCTGCAGGACTCTCGCAGCAGGGAGGAACTACGAAGGCTCCTGAGATTCATGGCAATTGCAGCAGGACCACAGGAGATCAAACTGCACAAAGAG ATTGAGAACAGAATGGCAGTGAAAAGGTCTTTCTCCAACGCCATTGTCTACAGCAGAAGACTCTCCAAAGGGAAGGTGGATTTGATGGTTCTGTTCATGATGGACAACCACTGCGATTTGTTTAAA ATTCCTGTTTTGTTGCACAAGATGGTCAGTGAAAGAATAACAAATATCGTGAAGGGGAAAGATCCAAATTTGATAACAG GATCAACGTACTGCATGAGAGTGAGCTCCAAGGCTTATGaagaaaatacacagaaaaccacTAAAGAGGAACTCTGGTCTTTACTCCAGACAATCCAGGAGAATCCTAAACTCTCtgccaaagaaaagaaaagactgcTCGGACAGTTTTATAAAGGCCATCCGGACATCTTTGTCCAATACTTTGGAAATAGACTGTCCAGTATCAACGTGTTGCTCCAGTGA